Proteins encoded within one genomic window of Companilactobacillus zhachilii:
- a CDS encoding HesB/YadR/YfhF family protein, with amino-acid sequence MKIELTDEAVKWFEEELDLVPGDGVHFYGKVYGKTMVHDGFSIAMRKEKPVDPVSSTVVNGVSYYITDSDTWFFARYDLLVEYDPDLEGPKYIFKSNE; translated from the coding sequence ATGAAGATTGAACTAACTGATGAAGCAGTAAAGTGGTTTGAAGAAGAGTTGGACTTAGTACCCGGTGATGGTGTACATTTTTATGGTAAGGTCTATGGAAAGACAATGGTTCATGATGGCTTTTCAATTGCTATGCGTAAAGAAAAGCCAGTTGATCCAGTGTCTAGTACGGTGGTCAATGGTGTGAGTTATTATATAACTGATAGTGATACATGGTTTTTTGCCAGATATGATTTGTTAGTTGAATATGACCCAGATCTTGAGGGACCAAAGTATATTTTTAAATCGAATGAGTGA
- the mltG gene encoding endolytic transglycosylase MltG, with amino-acid sequence MSQKDDKKEALKQESDDKIKTRAEERSVANHIAYWIVGVIAVLAVVVAIIGFNYVNSSLQPYDANSKEDVVVKIPIGSSSKEIAKTLEKDKVIKSATVFNFYIKAQNYNDFQAGYYKFKQSWGVSDVVKQLQKGGSAQPPATSSGERVLVREGITIDQVGDAIQSGTKGSLNFKKSDFLKLMKNEEFLKKLQKKYPELLDSTMAKDNVRYHLEGYLFPATYTVYKGMTLKGLVEQMVENEDEKLQPYYSTIKEKGYTVQQVLTLASLVEREGLDSKNRAKIAGVFYNRLAINMPLQSDISVMYALNTHKTKLTNKDTSVKSPYNLYKNKGYGPGPFNTPSLDSIEATLNPADRDQNYLYFFANLKTGKITYSHTLEEHNSRYATTGQ; translated from the coding sequence TTGAGCCAAAAGGACGATAAAAAAGAAGCATTGAAGCAAGAGTCAGATGACAAGATAAAAACCCGCGCCGAAGAAAGATCAGTCGCAAACCATATTGCGTACTGGATTGTCGGAGTGATCGCCGTCTTGGCAGTTGTCGTTGCTATTATTGGCTTCAATTATGTAAATAGTTCATTGCAACCATATGATGCAAATAGTAAAGAAGACGTTGTGGTTAAGATTCCAATAGGTTCTTCTAGCAAAGAGATTGCAAAAACTCTAGAGAAAGATAAAGTTATTAAGAGTGCAACCGTCTTTAACTTCTACATTAAAGCTCAAAATTACAATGATTTTCAGGCTGGATACTATAAGTTTAAGCAATCTTGGGGCGTCAGTGACGTCGTTAAGCAACTACAAAAGGGTGGTAGTGCACAACCACCTGCAACAAGTTCAGGTGAACGAGTATTAGTTCGTGAAGGTATTACAATTGATCAAGTTGGTGATGCTATCCAAAGTGGTACTAAAGGAAGCTTGAATTTTAAGAAGTCCGATTTCTTGAAACTGATGAAGAATGAAGAATTCTTGAAAAAACTTCAAAAGAAATATCCAGAATTACTTGATTCAACAATGGCCAAAGATAATGTTCGTTATCACTTAGAAGGTTATTTATTCCCTGCAACATACACTGTTTATAAAGGGATGACCTTAAAGGGTCTAGTTGAACAGATGGTTGAAAACGAAGACGAAAAATTACAACCATACTATTCAACAATCAAAGAAAAAGGCTACACAGTTCAACAAGTCTTGACGCTTGCATCACTAGTGGAACGTGAGGGACTCGATTCAAAGAACCGTGCCAAAATTGCTGGTGTCTTCTATAATCGTTTAGCAATTAATATGCCTTTACAATCTGATATTTCAGTTATGTACGCTTTAAATACACATAAAACGAAATTAACTAATAAAGATACGAGTGTGAAATCTCCATACAATTTATACAAGAATAAAGGTTATGGACCTGGACCATTTAATACACCAAGTTTGGACTCAATTGAAGCAACCTTGAATCCTGCTGATCGTGATCAAAACTATCTCTACTTCTTTGCTAACTTGAAGACAGGTAAGATTACTTACTCACATACTCTTGAAGAACATAACAGTAGATATGCAACGACCGGACAATAA
- a CDS encoding acylphosphatase: protein MKHLSINVNGLVQGVGFRYSTFQVAQELEVTGTVRNEMDGSVSIEAEADEKILYIFLNRIKSSPSPFGKVNKMDYTFSDDLQHYTKFTVIG from the coding sequence GTGAAACATCTTTCCATTAACGTTAATGGTTTGGTTCAAGGAGTTGGTTTTCGTTATTCGACATTTCAAGTTGCTCAAGAACTTGAAGTAACAGGGACTGTTCGAAATGAAATGGATGGATCTGTTTCGATTGAGGCCGAAGCAGATGAAAAAATTCTATATATTTTCTTAAATCGAATTAAATCTTCGCCATCTCCCTTTGGAAAAGTAAACAAAATGGACTATACTTTTTCTGACGACTTGCAACATTACACGAAATTTACCGTGATTGGTTGA
- the rpmG gene encoding 50S ribosomal protein L33 encodes MRVNITMECTSCHERTYLTNKSKRNNPDRLELKKYCPRERTVTLHRETK; translated from the coding sequence ATGAGAGTAAACATAACAATGGAATGTACTTCATGTCACGAACGTACATATCTAACAAACAAGAGCAAGCGTAACAATCCAGATCGCCTTGAACTTAAGAAATATTGTCCACGCGAACGTACTGTTACTTTGCATCGTGAAACAAAATAA
- a CDS encoding rhomboid family intramembrane serine protease gives MEIINRESRAYVTWTLLIITIGVFIIETLSGGSQNYQTLLLMGAKTNDLVQVGQWWRLITPIFLHIGIFHIFMNGFTLLYVGQILEPMVGHWRFFLIYMLSGIMGNLASFAFGANNAISAGASTSLFGMFAAFLALGVIYRENRFLRELGKSFLGLIAINLLMDLTMSGIDIWGHVGGAIGGLFLGYALGLPKISRPKMIFRILAIVVVVVISYYMYVKGMIVYG, from the coding sequence ATGGAAATAATTAATCGTGAAAGCAGAGCCTACGTTACGTGGACTTTGTTGATCATAACAATCGGTGTTTTTATAATAGAAACACTGTCTGGTGGGTCACAAAATTATCAAACGTTATTATTGATGGGAGCTAAAACCAATGATTTGGTTCAAGTTGGTCAATGGTGGCGTCTGATTACACCAATATTTTTACACATAGGTATCTTTCATATTTTTATGAATGGGTTTACACTGTTATATGTTGGTCAAATCTTAGAACCAATGGTCGGCCATTGGCGATTTTTCTTAATTTACATGTTAAGCGGAATCATGGGTAATCTGGCTAGTTTTGCTTTCGGTGCCAATAACGCTATTTCAGCGGGTGCTAGTACATCTTTGTTCGGGATGTTTGCTGCCTTTCTAGCCTTAGGTGTTATTTATCGTGAAAACCGCTTTCTAAGAGAACTTGGTAAAAGTTTCTTAGGTTTAATTGCAATTAATTTGTTGATGGATTTGACTATGTCTGGTATCGATATTTGGGGTCACGTTGGTGGAGCAATCGGCGGTCTGTTTTTAGGTTATGCCTTAGGATTACCAAAGATCAGCCGACCAAAGATGATTTTTCGGATACTGGCAATCGTGGTAGTTGTCGTTATTTCTTACTATATGTATGTAAAGGGTATGATAGTTTATGGATGA
- the yidC gene encoding membrane protein insertase YidC, producing MNKKYVKYLSVLSLVLVLTLVLTGCAQSSANLHAPTSGPYGFIYKWLGIPFQNLILKTAQTVGGKNAYAWGIVIISFVVRLLLVPLSLNQQYKSTTQQEKMRAVQPQLKLIQAAQKKAKGPDAQQKISGLMMDVYKQNNLSLTGGMGCLPLLLQMPILIGIYQAVQYSKQIGSATFLSIPLGKPSMLIAIIATVFYLVQGWMSLQVVAPEQRKQMQTMILMSPMMTFFISLISTAALALYFLVGGIVILIQQLITNYVITPKIRKRTDEELEKNPVKVVVTKEMLDGILNNSSTATASTPNATPAERAEEAKEAKDFHKNIRELNKGKQKRNNNK from the coding sequence GTGAATAAAAAATACGTCAAATATTTATCAGTACTTTCTTTAGTTTTAGTGCTGACACTAGTTTTGACGGGGTGTGCTCAATCTTCGGCTAATTTACACGCTCCTACTAGTGGGCCATATGGTTTCATTTACAAATGGCTTGGAATTCCGTTCCAAAACTTGATTCTCAAAACAGCTCAAACTGTTGGTGGTAAAAATGCCTATGCTTGGGGAATCGTAATTATTTCCTTTGTTGTCCGTCTACTACTTGTTCCGTTGTCATTGAATCAACAATACAAATCAACGACACAACAAGAAAAAATGCGTGCTGTTCAACCTCAATTGAAGCTGATTCAAGCAGCTCAAAAGAAAGCTAAAGGTCCAGATGCCCAGCAAAAAATCAGTGGTTTGATGATGGATGTTTATAAACAAAACAACCTAAGTCTTACCGGTGGTATGGGATGTCTCCCATTGCTACTACAAATGCCAATCTTAATTGGTATTTATCAAGCCGTGCAATACTCTAAACAAATCGGTTCAGCTACTTTCCTATCTATTCCACTAGGAAAACCAAGTATGTTGATTGCTATTATTGCGACTGTCTTCTACTTGGTTCAAGGCTGGATGTCACTTCAAGTCGTGGCACCGGAACAAAGAAAGCAAATGCAAACAATGATTTTAATGAGTCCTATGATGACATTCTTTATTTCATTGATTTCTACTGCTGCATTGGCACTTTACTTCTTAGTCGGTGGTATTGTTATTTTAATTCAACAATTAATTACCAACTACGTCATTACTCCTAAAATTAGAAAGAGAACTGACGAAGAGCTTGAAAAGAATCCGGTAAAGGTCGTTGTTACCAAAGAAATGCTTGATGGCATTCTTAACAATAGTTCAACGGCGACTGCTTCAACTCCTAACGCAACACCTGCAGAAAGAGCAGAAGAAGCTAAGGAAGCCAAAGACTTCCATAAGAACATTCGTGAGTTAAATAAGGGTAAACAAAAGCGAAACAATAATAAATAA
- a CDS encoding peptidoglycan recognition family protein, producing MKQKRVYFYIFLASFIGFFIALSNVEVVQAGTVNDYIISNRIQPVKIQNKEGTFSHWTPYEHGVGKPEGVVIHETADDHATANAANEAAYFNNNWPKISAYVHAFVDNNEIINIHNTDYGVWGAGATANAKYIQVELCHTHDYDSFARSIANDAYYVASKLIQYNLPDKPEVTIVSHDQVSKMYHETDHTDPVGYFNNWGYSMYQLYDMIGYYYNNLKTTGDVYGANGTKPTNPVTNSANTIKVNNTAGNFVPIVAFNNDGTTKRVMNRALANNSAWYTDQVKTSEGVVYHRVATNEWVAATYVI from the coding sequence ATGAAACAGAAACGAGTTTATTTTTATATTTTTTTAGCTAGTTTCATTGGCTTCTTCATTGCTCTAAGTAATGTCGAAGTTGTTCAGGCTGGAACGGTTAATGATTATATTATTAGTAATCGTATTCAACCGGTTAAAATCCAGAATAAAGAGGGTACGTTTAGTCATTGGACACCTTATGAACATGGGGTAGGCAAGCCAGAAGGTGTTGTTATTCATGAAACGGCTGACGACCATGCCACAGCTAATGCAGCCAACGAAGCGGCTTATTTTAACAACAATTGGCCTAAAATCAGTGCCTATGTACATGCTTTTGTTGATAATAATGAAATTATTAACATTCATAATACTGATTATGGTGTATGGGGTGCTGGTGCCACAGCCAATGCAAAGTATATTCAAGTGGAGTTATGCCATACTCACGATTACGATTCATTTGCCAGATCAATTGCAAATGACGCCTATTATGTAGCTTCGAAATTGATTCAATATAATTTGCCTGATAAGCCAGAAGTAACGATTGTTTCACACGACCAAGTCAGCAAAATGTATCATGAAACTGATCACACTGATCCAGTAGGTTACTTTAACAATTGGGGTTATAGTATGTATCAACTTTACGATATGATTGGCTATTACTATAATAACTTGAAGACAACTGGTGATGTTTATGGTGCAAATGGGACCAAACCTACTAATCCAGTAACTAATAGTGCCAATACTATCAAAGTTAACAATACAGCAGGTAACTTTGTTCCGATTGTTGCATTTAATAACGATGGAACTACAAAAAGAGTCATGAATCGCGCTTTAGCTAATAATTCAGCTTGGTACACTGACCAAGTTAAAACATCTGAAGGCGTCGTCTATCATCGGGTTGCAACTAATGAATGGGTAGCAGCCACTTATGTTATTTAG
- the greA gene encoding transcription elongation factor GreA: MADRSYPMTAAGLQDLKDQLEELKKVKRPEVINRIKIARSFGDLSENSEYTSAKDEQSVIESKISEVTERIQYANVIDADQVADDEISIGKKVTVQEDGEEPDEYTIVGASESDPDAGKISNESPIAKALIGKHVGDTVTIETPVGSYDVTVKAVAVAE, from the coding sequence ATGGCAGATAGAAGTTATCCAATGACAGCCGCAGGTTTACAAGATTTGAAGGATCAATTGGAAGAATTAAAGAAAGTTAAACGTCCTGAGGTTATTAACCGTATCAAGATTGCTAGAAGTTTTGGTGATCTTTCAGAAAACTCAGAATACACTTCTGCTAAGGACGAACAAAGTGTTATTGAATCAAAAATTTCCGAAGTAACAGAACGTATTCAATATGCTAATGTTATTGATGCTGATCAAGTTGCTGATGATGAAATTTCTATTGGTAAAAAAGTTACTGTTCAAGAAGACGGTGAAGAGCCTGATGAATATACAATCGTTGGTGCTTCTGAATCAGATCCTGATGCAGGTAAGATTTCTAATGAATCACCAATTGCTAAAGCTTTGATCGGTAAACATGTTGGTGACACAGTTACCATTGAAACACCAGTTGGTAGTTATGATGTAACTGTGAAAGCCGTTGCAGTTGCCGAATAG
- the pheS gene encoding phenylalanine--tRNA ligase subunit alpha: MSLNDTLKNLRENGIDEAKRAERLQELNDLRVNLLGKKGPITKALRGMKDVPAEERPEIGTLANNVKKDIQAAIEEKMAELNQKLVAKKLEEETIDVTLPATKQTQGTKHILNQTIEDIEQFFIGLGYEVASGYEVEEDHYNFERLNIPKDHPARDMQDTFYLSDELLMRTQTSAQEGRDMEAHDFSKGPLKMISPGVVYRRDDDDATHSHQFHQIEGLVVDKNISMADLKGTLDALCRHVFGADREIRFRPSYFPFTEPSVEVDVSCFNCGGEGCRICKYTGWIEVLGAGLTHPNVLTMSGIDPNEYSAMAFGLGPERFAMLKYGINDIRDFYLNDVRFLEQFKGVN, encoded by the coding sequence ATGTCATTAAATGATACATTAAAGAATTTACGAGAAAATGGTATCGACGAAGCCAAACGTGCTGAGAGACTTCAAGAATTAAATGACCTGAGAGTTAATCTTTTGGGTAAGAAGGGACCAATTACTAAAGCTTTGCGTGGAATGAAAGATGTTCCCGCTGAGGAGCGCCCAGAAATTGGTACTTTAGCTAATAACGTTAAAAAAGATATTCAAGCAGCGATTGAAGAAAAAATGGCTGAATTGAATCAAAAATTAGTTGCCAAAAAACTAGAAGAAGAAACAATTGATGTTACCTTGCCTGCTACTAAGCAAACACAAGGTACAAAACATATTTTGAACCAAACAATTGAAGATATTGAACAATTCTTCATTGGCTTGGGCTATGAAGTTGCTAGTGGTTATGAAGTTGAAGAAGATCACTATAATTTTGAAAGATTAAATATTCCTAAGGATCACCCAGCTCGTGATATGCAAGATACTTTCTACTTGTCAGATGAATTATTGATGAGAACTCAAACATCAGCTCAAGAAGGCCGTGACATGGAAGCTCATGATTTTTCAAAGGGTCCTTTGAAGATGATCTCACCAGGTGTCGTTTATCGTCGTGATGATGATGATGCAACACATTCACATCAATTCCACCAAATTGAAGGTTTAGTAGTTGATAAAAATATCAGTATGGCTGATTTGAAGGGTACTTTGGACGCTTTATGTCGTCACGTCTTTGGTGCTGATCGTGAAATTCGTTTCCGTCCAAGTTACTTCCCATTTACCGAACCATCTGTTGAAGTTGACGTTTCATGTTTCAACTGTGGTGGCGAAGGTTGTCGTATTTGTAAGTATACTGGCTGGATCGAAGTTTTAGGTGCCGGACTTACTCACCCTAACGTTTTGACAATGTCTGGTATTGATCCTAACGAATACAGTGCCATGGCCTTTGGCCTTGGACCTGAACGTTTCGCAATGCTCAAGTATGGAATTAACGATATTCGTGATTTCTACCTCAATGATGTTAGATTCCTAGAACAATTCAAAGGAGTAAATTAA
- a CDS encoding TrmH family RNA methyltransferase gives MKYIESKKNDEIKQLKKLSATKNIRKTGTYMIEGFHLVREADQYDQDFVKLLVTEKYTEDRLVKKYHDIAVSISEDVANELSETKTPQGIFAVIKVKTADDFKEFSGKWVMLDDVQDPGNVGTIVRTADAAGYDGVITSLDTADFYQPKVQRSMQGSQFHLPIYRMDINQAISLAKKSQLKIYGSEVNNQAKPYNELAKTDEFALIMGNEAHGITQDVLNETDENIYIPILGKAESLNVAVAAGVLMYGLQSL, from the coding sequence ATGAAATATATTGAGTCGAAGAAAAATGATGAAATTAAACAATTAAAAAAATTGTCAGCAACAAAAAATATTCGTAAAACGGGAACTTACATGATTGAAGGCTTCCACTTAGTTCGTGAAGCTGATCAATATGATCAAGATTTTGTAAAATTATTGGTTACAGAAAAATATACTGAAGATCGTTTGGTTAAAAAGTATCATGATATCGCTGTTTCAATTTCTGAAGATGTGGCAAACGAATTGTCAGAGACAAAAACACCACAAGGAATTTTTGCAGTTATTAAAGTCAAGACAGCTGATGACTTCAAAGAATTCTCTGGTAAATGGGTCATGTTAGATGACGTCCAAGATCCCGGTAATGTTGGTACGATTGTTCGAACTGCTGATGCTGCGGGTTACGATGGAGTTATCACTAGTTTAGATACTGCTGACTTCTATCAACCAAAGGTTCAACGCTCAATGCAAGGTAGTCAATTCCATCTTCCTATTTATCGCATGGATATCAATCAAGCTATCAGTTTAGCTAAGAAATCCCAACTAAAGATTTATGGATCAGAAGTTAACAACCAAGCTAAGCCATACAATGAATTAGCTAAAACTGATGAATTTGCCCTTATCATGGGGAATGAAGCACATGGTATTACGCAAGACGTTCTTAATGAAACTGATGAAAATATTTATATTCCGATTCTTGGGAAAGCCGAATCACTCAACGTAGCAGTGGCGGCTGGTGTTTTGATGTACGGACTACAATCACTTTAA
- a CDS encoding 5-formyltetrahydrofolate cyclo-ligase, with the protein MKSDKAQKEINDLYMQLFDDLDFKNAPSIGITLSMNDEIPTFPIINQCWEMGKDVYIPKTFSDYSMTFIKYTKDTELTESAFGVREPKEYQNNIMDPPDLLIVPGLAYSKTNNRLGFGAGYFDRYLAKYPTKTISLASSRQYYTDTPWPVYVLDKPIDKVLVSKGDVNGNN; encoded by the coding sequence ATGAAATCCGATAAGGCTCAAAAAGAGATCAATGATCTTTATATGCAATTATTTGATGATTTGGATTTTAAAAACGCCCCTAGTATCGGGATAACTTTAAGTATGAACGATGAGATCCCGACCTTTCCAATTATCAATCAGTGTTGGGAAATGGGGAAAGATGTTTATATTCCCAAAACTTTTTCTGATTATTCGATGACGTTCATAAAATATACTAAGGACACAGAATTAACAGAAAGTGCCTTTGGTGTTAGAGAACCCAAAGAATATCAAAATAACATTATGGATCCGCCTGACCTTTTAATTGTGCCTGGTTTGGCATATTCAAAAACAAATAACCGGCTGGGATTTGGTGCGGGTTATTTTGACCGTTATTTGGCTAAATATCCAACAAAAACAATTTCCTTAGCCTCATCGAGACAATATTATACAGATACGCCCTGGCCAGTATATGTCCTTGATAAGCCAATAGATAAAGTTTTAGTGTCGAAGGGTGATGTCAATGGAAATAATTAA
- a CDS encoding YqgQ family protein has translation MDDNMSFRTLYDVQQLLKRFGTFVHVGKRIWDIELMSSEIRRLYEGGLIDKQTFIRVQMVLKREHRIEEKKKKKRTDQSDRQKVNRC, from the coding sequence ATGGATGATAATATGAGCTTTAGAACCCTCTATGATGTACAGCAACTGTTGAAGCGTTTCGGAACTTTTGTCCATGTGGGGAAAAGAATCTGGGATATCGAATTGATGTCTAGTGAAATCAGACGCTTGTACGAAGGTGGATTAATCGACAAACAGACTTTCATTCGTGTTCAAATGGTCTTAAAACGTGAGCACAGGATAGAAGAGAAAAAGAAGAAGAAAAGGACAGATCAAAGTGACAGACAAAAAGTTAATCGGTGTTGA
- the pheT gene encoding phenylalanine--tRNA ligase subunit beta, translated as MVKRIYPVNHTVEEMANKISLTGIESGPVKLGEELTNLVVGHITSVVPHPDSDHLKVCQVDVGETEDIQIVCGAPNVATDQYVIVALHGAHLPGGVKIKRGKLRGQESNGMICGLDEVGVPAQYMPKEFENGIYVFDEPQTPGEAVYDLLGLKDQMIDIDITPNRADTLGMRGAAWEIGATYNEKPTFTKPELDADKVKDMNDVTVDVAEKKLVPDYLLRELKDVQVAKSPLWMQRRLWNQNIRPVNSVVDAANYVMIEYGQPIQTYDLDKLNEHKLTVRFANDGDKLDLADETKKLTHNDLVIVSGNQIVGLAGVQSSVDVAVDENTKNVLIEAGVFDGASVRKTAQRHDLRGDASNRFEKGVDNGIVEEALMRVAQLIDQTTTVNEISNVITGNLTKAEPTIIKGSVSHINHLMGLDLSTDEIVAILDRLGFTVAVDGDALTVTIPTRRWDMEIEADLVEEVNRIYGYENLPNTLPAGMETRGGYDPKRELANKLRDILLGEGMDEVINFSLLSKQEVEDFNTIKSEYTKLLHPMTEDHEYLRNSLIPGLVKNVAYNQARKNDDLKIFEHARVFQRPTGQDRPNELTYLSGAISGNVVTDSWNTKAQPVDFYYVKGIVEELLSFTNTDAEFTFVATDEYKNMHPGQTAKILANGQVIGLLGKLHPNYQADHNVSDTFVFELNVDMIFDLNTKNVKAQAAPKYPSISRDLAILVAKDVENGQIVTDIFANGGKYLKDVNIFDVYEGKNIKPNHKSLGYHLEFQNPNDTLTDDEVEQAFSLVKDSLVQKFNVEIR; from the coding sequence TTGGTTAAAAGAATATATCCCGTCAATCATACTGTTGAAGAAATGGCTAATAAGATTTCTCTAACAGGTATCGAATCTGGTCCCGTTAAATTAGGTGAAGAATTAACAAACTTAGTTGTTGGACATATTACTAGCGTTGTACCACACCCAGACTCTGACCATTTGAAAGTTTGCCAAGTTGATGTTGGTGAAACAGAAGATATCCAAATTGTCTGTGGTGCTCCTAATGTTGCAACTGATCAATATGTTATCGTTGCCTTACATGGTGCTCATTTACCTGGTGGCGTTAAGATTAAGCGTGGTAAGTTGCGTGGTCAAGAATCAAATGGGATGATCTGTGGACTTGATGAAGTCGGTGTACCAGCACAATATATGCCAAAGGAATTTGAAAATGGTATTTATGTTTTTGATGAACCACAAACACCTGGTGAAGCCGTTTATGATTTGTTAGGTCTTAAAGATCAAATGATCGATATTGATATCACACCTAATCGTGCTGATACCTTGGGTATGCGTGGAGCCGCTTGGGAAATTGGTGCCACATATAATGAAAAACCTACGTTCACTAAGCCTGAACTAGATGCTGACAAAGTTAAAGATATGAATGATGTGACAGTTGATGTTGCTGAAAAGAAACTTGTTCCTGACTACTTGTTGCGTGAATTAAAAGACGTTCAAGTGGCTAAGAGTCCACTTTGGATGCAAAGAAGATTGTGGAATCAAAATATTCGCCCAGTCAACAGCGTTGTTGATGCAGCTAACTACGTAATGATTGAATATGGTCAACCTATTCAAACTTATGATTTGGATAAATTGAACGAACATAAATTGACAGTTAGATTTGCTAATGATGGTGACAAACTCGACTTAGCCGATGAAACTAAAAAGTTGACCCACAATGACTTGGTTATTGTTTCAGGTAATCAAATCGTTGGACTAGCAGGTGTACAAAGCAGTGTTGATGTAGCAGTTGATGAAAATACCAAAAATGTTTTAATCGAAGCTGGTGTTTTTGATGGTGCTTCTGTTCGTAAGACAGCCCAAAGACATGACCTTCGTGGTGATGCTTCAAACCGTTTTGAAAAGGGTGTTGATAATGGCATTGTTGAAGAAGCTTTGATGCGGGTTGCTCAATTAATTGACCAAACAACCACCGTTAACGAAATTTCTAATGTTATTACTGGTAATTTGACAAAAGCTGAACCAACAATTATCAAAGGTAGTGTTAGCCATATCAATCATTTGATGGGACTAGATTTAAGCACCGATGAAATTGTGGCTATTTTAGACCGTCTTGGTTTCACTGTTGCTGTTGACGGTGATGCTCTGACAGTAACAATTCCTACACGTCGCTGGGATATGGAAATTGAAGCTGATTTGGTTGAAGAAGTTAACCGTATTTATGGTTACGAAAACTTGCCAAATACTTTACCTGCAGGGATGGAAACACGTGGAGGCTATGATCCTAAACGTGAATTAGCTAATAAGTTGCGTGACATCTTGCTAGGCGAAGGAATGGATGAAGTAATCAATTTCTCACTTTTGAGCAAGCAAGAAGTTGAAGATTTCAATACAATCAAGAGTGAATATACAAAATTGTTGCACCCAATGACTGAAGACCATGAATATTTACGTAACAGTTTGATTCCTGGTTTAGTTAAAAATGTGGCTTATAATCAAGCTCGTAAAAATGATGATTTGAAGATTTTTGAGCATGCACGTGTCTTCCAAAGACCTACTGGTCAAGATCGTCCTAATGAGTTGACATATCTATCTGGTGCCATTAGTGGTAATGTTGTGACTGATTCATGGAATACAAAAGCTCAACCAGTTGATTTTTATTACGTGAAGGGAATCGTTGAAGAGCTACTATCATTTACTAATACCGATGCCGAATTCACTTTTGTGGCAACCGATGAGTATAAGAATATGCACCCAGGCCAAACTGCTAAAATTTTGGCAAATGGTCAAGTTATCGGTCTACTAGGTAAGTTACATCCAAATTATCAAGCAGATCATAATGTCAGTGATACATTCGTTTTTGAGTTGAATGTCGATATGATTTTTGACTTGAACACAAAGAATGTTAAAGCACAGGCAGCTCCTAAGTATCCATCAATTAGCCGTGATTTAGCTATTTTAGTAGCTAAGGATGTTGAAAATGGTCAAATTGTAACTGATATTTTTGCTAATGGTGGTAAATACTTGAAGGATGTTAATATCTTTGATGTTTATGAAGGTAAGAATATCAAGCCAAATCATAAGTCACTTGGTTATCATTTAGAGTTCCAAAATCCTAATGATACTTTGACTGATGATGAAGTTGAACAAGCATTTTCACTAGTAAAAGACAGTTTGGTACAAAAATTTAATGTAGAAATTAGATAA